The following proteins come from a genomic window of Musa acuminata AAA Group cultivar baxijiao chromosome BXJ1-7, Cavendish_Baxijiao_AAA, whole genome shotgun sequence:
- the LOC135584076 gene encoding protein RNA-directed DNA methylation 3-like isoform X1, whose translation MKGKGKQVVGKVAASAAPSSSVKRKTAASENPGGCRKRRRRPGVLQFFDDAAVDADSDCDNKEESEVDEKISDLVDFADDGKYENKKITGDGQSHHLPFFVKEELSGDELEELINDRYAHGSEHVTYNDDSAECDVKASEADGMKDVIIWKVKCMVGRERQMTFCFMQKYVELENLGTKLQISSVFALEHVKGYVFVEADKLYDVIEACKGFCSVYSSRINIVPRSEVPHLLAIRNKLPEVCTGKWVRLKSGKYKGDLAQVVAVDDGQKQLTIKLVPRIDLQAIAKKFGGGISLKLAAVPAPHLISSHELESFRPHIEVKRDRLTGELFEVLDGMMLKDGYLFKKVSTGSVIFSGVQPSSSELLMFSDVTNNMVEDLNWVSSIYNARKKKPGAEILDDEVSVVTKNDYGLHDLVLFGQKHYGVIIAVEKDCFKILKGDIEGENVVTVKIQDIKNSCVDKMFMALDWKKTTIFINDIVKILAGPLQGRVGVVKHMYKGTLFIHAEYETKNSGFFSVKSVSCEKVKESKNSYGVKAGKGKEANTSFSQSPIRTFDRENNAHGSTRRGQSDNEQMFSIGQTLRIREGPLKGYLCRVVGIYRSDVTVKLDSLVKLITVTDKSLAVPKIKGDNATGSSDQATISSDHFGLSTACPSFGETSTPAEKSSWDSVMPSFGRDSWQPFSSSNLSVACNNENQTDHGNEADPWSNMATATGKQTSGGSIEITDGWGLGLGADPWNKVTYANRTDAPTSDGAIGGWGNSSNSGLLEKASSGAGDQAGSSEIKSYDWSNKAAVVLRNDVDGWEKSKTSVDDAGGIWDNESVKKSNACSWDSEGIGKMSKKEDAWDKTAKSQEKSNDNWDVAAIGQTQSNNNTCSWDNKEGKISTEDDAWQKAAKLQDTNNNSCDAVAIGGSHSIQNHGCEVGDWDNAKSPSASLSGYRVKAKENDKAVIGRLSKTGVSGQSQNCLGDNRMSPKGNYDFNWNKGKDCEGADANTRMNSEKPRELQRVGGLGATDNDRSQDSWSKNHNWGQTSSLEREREQDNGHRNHDNNWSRQNKFNVFRGSSWERGRGFHGVSGCMRHDAGDQEWSSGRGGGRDEGRGKARGHSGEAGGNRDGLSDTRSVGQVCNWDKGHGAIETSDWKNQQSSVDSLSNWENDKNADWDKLRNCNQNESLGKTGQMHSWSKNKSLAGQSLSSWSSFSQDADAKKDAKGVDDASCWEKGASLPEGSSNWEKSHAGEQFELSNDDKNKWSTTTTSGWVGDSLKNVPAAPENLHISICRRFIGDNQDMSIVSDGNKPGWDKLSSSDEGKAAGGYEWDSMKASGAKQVSGWCGWTDHASEVKAYEKTIRGAWDGPRADKSCKNSTGAGINSWEVAVRSDEKARGVILDKSCDWTHSEVSSGNVDAWDMEGKKRTADGNWDTTTNSQREKTDEDNNWGDNSKESKEDFTVQGGYQTDSRNAAVLHSTQPGTEHSGQVSSWERTTNSWSGQWKDRQSNDSKDWKQGGSKQSENDTWYGQKSSGEEFGKGDQVDRWSKPREGGHGFGRGRGGGQNSWDSGSWNKEMDHVGNQRSGWGRGRGGNNEADGEKQCKWNKLRDFSEDRGSSWVRGRGRFGTRDKSQGDNSDGPPNQQGRWSGSGRGWGRNSGYNFDGGRHFSHGGGRGPGHSSFFSSDMKDDRESCGDGSLPRNSVSSWGSNENTGREKSKDHANSECGGKTNQQHDWSKGKSHDGDSSGCSKRSSNWSKDEADVGEENWARTKEFGVVQSSSWNKWSTNTEDIGEASGTCRNSKDAQAAGDQGCSWDKAAVSWDEH comes from the exons ATGAAAGGGAAAGGGAAGCAGGTCGTCGGAAAAGTTGCGGCCTCGGCCGCTCCTTCCTCTTCCGTGAAGAGGAAGACAGCGGCGTCAGAGAACCCCGGCGGCTGCCGTAAGAGGCGTCGGCGACCTGGGGTTCTCCAGTTCTTCGACGATGCGGCCGTCGATGCCGATTCTGACTGCGATAACAAGGAGGAAAGCGAGGTGGATGAAAAAATTAGCGATCTAG TAGATTTCGCTGATGATGgaaaatatgagaataaaaaaattactggaGATGGACAGTCCCATCATCTTCCTTTTTTCGTGAAAGAGGAGCTGAGTGGTGATGAACTAGAAGAACTAATCAATGATAGGTATGCCCATGGTTCAGAGCATGTGACATACAATGATGATTCTGCTGAATGTGATGTCAAGGCCTCAGAAGCAGATGGAATGAAGGATGTGATCATTTGGAAAGTCAAATGCATG GTTGGACGTGAACGACAGATGACCTTCTGCTTCATGCAAAAGTATGTTGAGTTGGAAAACTTGGGAACGAAACTGCAGATTTCTTCTGTGTTTGCTCTCGAGCATGTCAAAGGTTATGTTTTTGTTGAAGCTGATAAACTATATGATGTTATTGAG gCATGCAAAGGGTTTTGTAGCGTATATTCAAGCAGAATCAATATTGTCCCAAGAAGTGAAGTTCCACACTTGCTTGCTATTCGGAACAAATTACCTGAAGTATGTACTGGAAAGTGGGTTCGTTTGAAAAGTGGAAAATACAAAGGGGACTTGGCACAG GTTGTGGCGGTTGATGATGGACAGAAACAATTAACTATTAAGTTGGTTCCTAGAATTGATTTACAAGCTATTGCCAAAAAATTT GGTGGTGGGATATCATTGAAGCTTGCTGCTGTTCCTGCACCACATTTGATAAGCTCTCATGAACTCGA GTCCTTCAGACCTCATATTGAAGTCAAGCGTGATCGGCTGACTGGAGAACTTTTTGAGGTGCTTGACGGCATGATGCTGAAGGATGGTTACTTGTTCAAAAAGGTTTCCACTGGATCTGTAATATTCTCTGGGGTCCAGCCATCAAGTAGTGAGCTTTTAATGTTCTCTGATGTGACTAATAATATGGTTGAAGACTTAAACTGGGTTTCAAGCATTTACAATGCTCGTAAGAAAAAGCCGGGAGCTGAAATATTGGATGATGAAGTGTCAGTTGTCACAAAAAATGATTACGGTCTTCATGATCTTGTCTTGTTTGG GCAGAAGCATTATGGTGTTATTATTGCTGTTGAGAAGGACTGTTTCAAG aTATTGAAAGGTGACATAGAGGGAGAAAATGTGGTCACAGTTAAGATTCAGGACATAAAGAACTCATGTGTGGATAAAATGTTCATGGCTTTGGATTGGAAGAAGACAACCATATTCATTAATGACATTGTCAAAATTTTGGCAGGGCCATTGCAG GGTAGAGTAGGAGTTGTGAAACATATGTACAAGGGCACACTCTTTATTCATGCTGAATATGAAACCAAAAATAGTGGTTTCTTTTCTGTGAAATCCGTGTCGTGTGAGAAAGTGAAAGAGTCGAAGAATTCCTATGGTGTAAAGGCTGGAAAG GGAAAAGAAGCAAACACTTCATTCTCTCAATCACCTATAAGAACATTTGACCGAGAAAACAATGCTCATGGCT CCACCCGTCGTGGCCAAAGTGATAATGAGCAAATGTTCTCAATTGGCCAGACATTGAGGATCCGAGAAGGTCCACTGAAAGGGTACCTGTGCCGTGTGGTAGGCATCTACCGCTCTGATGTCACAGTTAAGCTGGATTCTTTAGTGAAGCTTATAACAG TTACGGACAAATCTCTAGCAGTGCCGAAAATAAAAGG AGATAATGCAACTGGATCATCTGATCAAGCTACTATATCCTCTGATCACTTTGGATTGTCCACAG CTTGTCCATCATTTGGAGAAACATCAACACCAGCAGAGAAAAGTTCATGGGACTCTGTGATGCCATCATTTGGCAG GGATTCTTGGCAACCTTTTTCTTCCTCCAATCTATCAGTTGCTTGTAACAATGAGAATCAAACAG ATCATGGAAATGAGGCTGATCCTTGGAGTAATATGGCAACAGCCACTGGTAAACAGACCTCAGGTGGTTCCATTGAGATCACGGATGGTTGGG GTCTAGGACTTGGAGCTGATCCTTGGAACAAGGTGACATATGCTAATAGAACTGATGCACCTACTTCTGATGGAGCCATAGGTGGATGGGGTAATTCATCCAATTCAGGTTTGCTGGAGAAGGCTTCCAGTGGTGCTGGAGATCAAGCTGGAagtagtgaaataaaatcatatgattgGAGCAACAAAGCTGCAGTTGTTCTGAGGAATGATGTGGATGGATGGGAGAAATCAAAAACTTCCGTAGATGATGCTGGAGGAATCTGGGATAATGAGAGTGTTAAAAAGAGTAATGCATGTTCTTGGGACAGTGAAGGAATAGGAAAAATGAGTAAAAAAGAAGATGCATGGGACAAAACTGCAAAATCTCAAGAGAAAAGCAATGACAACTGGGATGTTGCTGCTATTGGTCAGACTCAATCAAACAATAATACATGTTCTTGGGACAATAAAGAAGGCAAAATAAGTACTGAGGATGATGCTTGGCAAAAAGCTGCAAAATTGCAAGATACAAACAATAACAGCTGTGATGCTGTTGCCATTGGTGGGTCCCATTCTATTCAAAACCATGGATGTGAGGTTGGTGATTGGGATAATGCAAAGAGTCCATCtgctagtctatctggttatcgtgTCAAAGCAAAAGAGAATGACAAAGCTGTAATTGGCAGATTAAGCAAAACAGGAGTTTCTGGCCAAAGTCAGAATTGTCTAGGGGACAATCGAATGTCACCCAAAGGAAATTATGATTTCAACTGGAACAAAGGAAAAGACTGTGAAGGAGCTGATGCAAATACTCGGATGAACTCAGAAAAACCTAGAGAATTACAACGTGTTGGTGGTCTAGGTGCAACTGATAATGATAGATCCCAGGACAGCTGGAGTAAGAACCATAACTGGGGTCAAACTTCTAGTTTGGAAAGAGAAAGGGAACAAGATAATGGACATAGGAACCATGATAACAACTGGAGCCGGCAAAACAAATTTAATGTGTTTAGAGGAAGTAGTTGGGAAAGAGGAAGGGGATTCCATGGAGTAAGTGGATGTATGAGGCATGATGCAGGAGATCAAGAGTGGTCATCTGGTAGGGGAGGAGGTAGAGATGAAGGCAGAGGCAAGGCCAGGGGACATTCTGGTGAAGCTGGAGGTAATAGGGATGGTCTTAGTGACACGAGATCTGTTGGGCAAGTTTGCAATTGGGATAAGGGCCATGGTGCGATTGAAACTTCAGATTGGAAGAACCAGCAAAGTTCTGTGGATTCGTTGTCTAATTGGGAAAATGATAAAAATGCTGACTGGGATAAATTGAGAAATTGTAATCAAAATGAATCATTGGGAAAAACTGGTCAAATGCATTCCTGGAGCAAAAATAAATCTTTAGCTGGCCAGTCCTTGTCTAGTTGGAGCAGCTTCTCACAAGATGCTGATGCAAAAAAGGATGCCAAAGGTGTGGATGATGCTTCTTGTTGGGAGAAGGGAGCAAGTTTACCTGAGGGAAGCAGCAACTGGGAAAAATCTCATGCTGGGGAACAATTTGAGTTGAGTAATGATGACAAAAACAAGTGGAGCACTACAACTACATCTGGATGGGTAGGTGATTCTTTAAAAAATGTACCTGCGGCTCCGGAAAATTTGCATATATCCATTTGTAGAAGGTTCATTGGGGACAATCAGGAcatgtccattgtaagtgatggtAATAAGCCTGGTTGGGATAAATTGTCATCCAGTGATGAAGGTAAGGCTGCAGGTGGATATGAATGGGACAGCATGAAAGCTTCAGGTGCAAAACAAGTCTCTGGCTGGTGTGGCTGGACTGACCATGCTTCGGAAGTAAAAGCTTATGAGAAAACAATTAGAG GAGCTTGGGATGGACCGAGAGCTGATAAGTCTTGCAAAAATTCAACCGGTGCTGGTATAAATAGCTGGGAGGTAGCTGTAAGAAGTGATGAAAAAGCAAGAGGTGTCATTTTGGACAAGTCATGTGATTGGACTCATTCTGAGGTTAGCAGTGGAAATGTAGATGCTTGGGACATGGAGGGAAAAAAGAGAACTGCAGATGGCAATTGGGACACAACTACTAATTCTCAAAGGGAGAAGACTGATGAAGATAATAATTGGGGTGATAATTCAAAAGAAAGTAAAGAAGATTTCACAGTTCAAGGTGGATATCAAACTGACAGCAGGAATGCTGCTGTTCTACATTCTACACAACCAGGAACGGAACATTCTGGCCAAGTTAGCAGTTGGGAAAGAACAACGAATTCTTGGTCTGGTCAGTGGAAGGATAGACAGTCAAATGATTCGAAAGATTGGAAACAAGGAGGATCCAAGCAAAGTGAAAATGATACATGGTACGGGCAAAAATCATCTGGTGAAGAATTTGGGAAAGGTGATCAGGTTGACAGATGGAGCAAACCTAGAGAAGGGGGTCATGGGTTCGGTAGAGGAAGAGGTGGAGGACAAAATAGCTGGGACAGTGGTAGCTGGAATAAAGAAATGGATCATGTTGGTAATCAAAGATCTGGTTGGGGAAGAGGAAGGGGAGGAAATAATGAGGCTGATGGTGAAAAGCAATGCAAATGGAACAAGCTGAGAGATTTTAGTGAAGACAGGGGATCTAGTTGGGTAAGAGGAAGAGGCCGATTCGGAACAAGAGATAAAAGTCAAGGTGACAATTCCGATGGGCCACCCAACCAGCAAGGCAGATGGTCTGGAAGCGGAAGAGGTTGGGGGCGTAACAGTGGTTATAATTTTGATGGTGGAAGGCATTTTAGTCATGGTGGCGGTAGGGGTCCTGGTCACAGCAGTTTTTTCTCATCTGATATGAAGGATGACAGGGAGAGCTGTGGTGATGGATCATTACCTAGAAATTCTGTATCGAGTTGGGGCAGCAACGAAAACACTGGTCGGGAAAAGTCCAAAGACCATGCAAATTCCGAATGCGGAGGAAAAACTAATCAACAACATGATTGGAGCAAGGGAAAATCTCATGATGGTGACTCATCTGGCTGCAGTAAAAGGTCGTCAAACTGGAGCAAAGATGAAGCAGATGTTGGAGAAGAGAACTGGGCCAGGACCAAGGAATTTGGTGTTGTTCAATCTTCATCTTGGAATAAATGGTCCACGAATACTGAAGATATTGGTGAGGCATCTGGTACATGCAGAAATTCCAAAGATGCACAAGCTGCAGGTGATCAAGGGTGCAGTTGGGACAAAGCAGCTGTGTCTTGGGACGAGCACTAA
- the LOC135584076 gene encoding protein RNA-directed DNA methylation 3-like isoform X2 — protein sequence MKGKGKQVVGKVAASAAPSSSVKRKTAASENPGGCRKRRRRPGVLQFFDDAAVDADSDCDNKEESEVDEKISDLDFADDGKYENKKITGDGQSHHLPFFVKEELSGDELEELINDRYAHGSEHVTYNDDSAECDVKASEADGMKDVIIWKVKCMVGRERQMTFCFMQKYVELENLGTKLQISSVFALEHVKGYVFVEADKLYDVIEACKGFCSVYSSRINIVPRSEVPHLLAIRNKLPEVCTGKWVRLKSGKYKGDLAQVVAVDDGQKQLTIKLVPRIDLQAIAKKFGGGISLKLAAVPAPHLISSHELESFRPHIEVKRDRLTGELFEVLDGMMLKDGYLFKKVSTGSVIFSGVQPSSSELLMFSDVTNNMVEDLNWVSSIYNARKKKPGAEILDDEVSVVTKNDYGLHDLVLFGQKHYGVIIAVEKDCFKILKGDIEGENVVTVKIQDIKNSCVDKMFMALDWKKTTIFINDIVKILAGPLQGRVGVVKHMYKGTLFIHAEYETKNSGFFSVKSVSCEKVKESKNSYGVKAGKGKEANTSFSQSPIRTFDRENNAHGSTRRGQSDNEQMFSIGQTLRIREGPLKGYLCRVVGIYRSDVTVKLDSLVKLITVTDKSLAVPKIKGDNATGSSDQATISSDHFGLSTACPSFGETSTPAEKSSWDSVMPSFGRDSWQPFSSSNLSVACNNENQTDHGNEADPWSNMATATGKQTSGGSIEITDGWGLGLGADPWNKVTYANRTDAPTSDGAIGGWGNSSNSGLLEKASSGAGDQAGSSEIKSYDWSNKAAVVLRNDVDGWEKSKTSVDDAGGIWDNESVKKSNACSWDSEGIGKMSKKEDAWDKTAKSQEKSNDNWDVAAIGQTQSNNNTCSWDNKEGKISTEDDAWQKAAKLQDTNNNSCDAVAIGGSHSIQNHGCEVGDWDNAKSPSASLSGYRVKAKENDKAVIGRLSKTGVSGQSQNCLGDNRMSPKGNYDFNWNKGKDCEGADANTRMNSEKPRELQRVGGLGATDNDRSQDSWSKNHNWGQTSSLEREREQDNGHRNHDNNWSRQNKFNVFRGSSWERGRGFHGVSGCMRHDAGDQEWSSGRGGGRDEGRGKARGHSGEAGGNRDGLSDTRSVGQVCNWDKGHGAIETSDWKNQQSSVDSLSNWENDKNADWDKLRNCNQNESLGKTGQMHSWSKNKSLAGQSLSSWSSFSQDADAKKDAKGVDDASCWEKGASLPEGSSNWEKSHAGEQFELSNDDKNKWSTTTTSGWVGDSLKNVPAAPENLHISICRRFIGDNQDMSIVSDGNKPGWDKLSSSDEGKAAGGYEWDSMKASGAKQVSGWCGWTDHASEVKAYEKTIRGAWDGPRADKSCKNSTGAGINSWEVAVRSDEKARGVILDKSCDWTHSEVSSGNVDAWDMEGKKRTADGNWDTTTNSQREKTDEDNNWGDNSKESKEDFTVQGGYQTDSRNAAVLHSTQPGTEHSGQVSSWERTTNSWSGQWKDRQSNDSKDWKQGGSKQSENDTWYGQKSSGEEFGKGDQVDRWSKPREGGHGFGRGRGGGQNSWDSGSWNKEMDHVGNQRSGWGRGRGGNNEADGEKQCKWNKLRDFSEDRGSSWVRGRGRFGTRDKSQGDNSDGPPNQQGRWSGSGRGWGRNSGYNFDGGRHFSHGGGRGPGHSSFFSSDMKDDRESCGDGSLPRNSVSSWGSNENTGREKSKDHANSECGGKTNQQHDWSKGKSHDGDSSGCSKRSSNWSKDEADVGEENWARTKEFGVVQSSSWNKWSTNTEDIGEASGTCRNSKDAQAAGDQGCSWDKAAVSWDEH from the exons ATGAAAGGGAAAGGGAAGCAGGTCGTCGGAAAAGTTGCGGCCTCGGCCGCTCCTTCCTCTTCCGTGAAGAGGAAGACAGCGGCGTCAGAGAACCCCGGCGGCTGCCGTAAGAGGCGTCGGCGACCTGGGGTTCTCCAGTTCTTCGACGATGCGGCCGTCGATGCCGATTCTGACTGCGATAACAAGGAGGAAAGCGAGGTGGATGAAAAAATTAGCGATCTAG ATTTCGCTGATGATGgaaaatatgagaataaaaaaattactggaGATGGACAGTCCCATCATCTTCCTTTTTTCGTGAAAGAGGAGCTGAGTGGTGATGAACTAGAAGAACTAATCAATGATAGGTATGCCCATGGTTCAGAGCATGTGACATACAATGATGATTCTGCTGAATGTGATGTCAAGGCCTCAGAAGCAGATGGAATGAAGGATGTGATCATTTGGAAAGTCAAATGCATG GTTGGACGTGAACGACAGATGACCTTCTGCTTCATGCAAAAGTATGTTGAGTTGGAAAACTTGGGAACGAAACTGCAGATTTCTTCTGTGTTTGCTCTCGAGCATGTCAAAGGTTATGTTTTTGTTGAAGCTGATAAACTATATGATGTTATTGAG gCATGCAAAGGGTTTTGTAGCGTATATTCAAGCAGAATCAATATTGTCCCAAGAAGTGAAGTTCCACACTTGCTTGCTATTCGGAACAAATTACCTGAAGTATGTACTGGAAAGTGGGTTCGTTTGAAAAGTGGAAAATACAAAGGGGACTTGGCACAG GTTGTGGCGGTTGATGATGGACAGAAACAATTAACTATTAAGTTGGTTCCTAGAATTGATTTACAAGCTATTGCCAAAAAATTT GGTGGTGGGATATCATTGAAGCTTGCTGCTGTTCCTGCACCACATTTGATAAGCTCTCATGAACTCGA GTCCTTCAGACCTCATATTGAAGTCAAGCGTGATCGGCTGACTGGAGAACTTTTTGAGGTGCTTGACGGCATGATGCTGAAGGATGGTTACTTGTTCAAAAAGGTTTCCACTGGATCTGTAATATTCTCTGGGGTCCAGCCATCAAGTAGTGAGCTTTTAATGTTCTCTGATGTGACTAATAATATGGTTGAAGACTTAAACTGGGTTTCAAGCATTTACAATGCTCGTAAGAAAAAGCCGGGAGCTGAAATATTGGATGATGAAGTGTCAGTTGTCACAAAAAATGATTACGGTCTTCATGATCTTGTCTTGTTTGG GCAGAAGCATTATGGTGTTATTATTGCTGTTGAGAAGGACTGTTTCAAG aTATTGAAAGGTGACATAGAGGGAGAAAATGTGGTCACAGTTAAGATTCAGGACATAAAGAACTCATGTGTGGATAAAATGTTCATGGCTTTGGATTGGAAGAAGACAACCATATTCATTAATGACATTGTCAAAATTTTGGCAGGGCCATTGCAG GGTAGAGTAGGAGTTGTGAAACATATGTACAAGGGCACACTCTTTATTCATGCTGAATATGAAACCAAAAATAGTGGTTTCTTTTCTGTGAAATCCGTGTCGTGTGAGAAAGTGAAAGAGTCGAAGAATTCCTATGGTGTAAAGGCTGGAAAG GGAAAAGAAGCAAACACTTCATTCTCTCAATCACCTATAAGAACATTTGACCGAGAAAACAATGCTCATGGCT CCACCCGTCGTGGCCAAAGTGATAATGAGCAAATGTTCTCAATTGGCCAGACATTGAGGATCCGAGAAGGTCCACTGAAAGGGTACCTGTGCCGTGTGGTAGGCATCTACCGCTCTGATGTCACAGTTAAGCTGGATTCTTTAGTGAAGCTTATAACAG TTACGGACAAATCTCTAGCAGTGCCGAAAATAAAAGG AGATAATGCAACTGGATCATCTGATCAAGCTACTATATCCTCTGATCACTTTGGATTGTCCACAG CTTGTCCATCATTTGGAGAAACATCAACACCAGCAGAGAAAAGTTCATGGGACTCTGTGATGCCATCATTTGGCAG GGATTCTTGGCAACCTTTTTCTTCCTCCAATCTATCAGTTGCTTGTAACAATGAGAATCAAACAG ATCATGGAAATGAGGCTGATCCTTGGAGTAATATGGCAACAGCCACTGGTAAACAGACCTCAGGTGGTTCCATTGAGATCACGGATGGTTGGG GTCTAGGACTTGGAGCTGATCCTTGGAACAAGGTGACATATGCTAATAGAACTGATGCACCTACTTCTGATGGAGCCATAGGTGGATGGGGTAATTCATCCAATTCAGGTTTGCTGGAGAAGGCTTCCAGTGGTGCTGGAGATCAAGCTGGAagtagtgaaataaaatcatatgattgGAGCAACAAAGCTGCAGTTGTTCTGAGGAATGATGTGGATGGATGGGAGAAATCAAAAACTTCCGTAGATGATGCTGGAGGAATCTGGGATAATGAGAGTGTTAAAAAGAGTAATGCATGTTCTTGGGACAGTGAAGGAATAGGAAAAATGAGTAAAAAAGAAGATGCATGGGACAAAACTGCAAAATCTCAAGAGAAAAGCAATGACAACTGGGATGTTGCTGCTATTGGTCAGACTCAATCAAACAATAATACATGTTCTTGGGACAATAAAGAAGGCAAAATAAGTACTGAGGATGATGCTTGGCAAAAAGCTGCAAAATTGCAAGATACAAACAATAACAGCTGTGATGCTGTTGCCATTGGTGGGTCCCATTCTATTCAAAACCATGGATGTGAGGTTGGTGATTGGGATAATGCAAAGAGTCCATCtgctagtctatctggttatcgtgTCAAAGCAAAAGAGAATGACAAAGCTGTAATTGGCAGATTAAGCAAAACAGGAGTTTCTGGCCAAAGTCAGAATTGTCTAGGGGACAATCGAATGTCACCCAAAGGAAATTATGATTTCAACTGGAACAAAGGAAAAGACTGTGAAGGAGCTGATGCAAATACTCGGATGAACTCAGAAAAACCTAGAGAATTACAACGTGTTGGTGGTCTAGGTGCAACTGATAATGATAGATCCCAGGACAGCTGGAGTAAGAACCATAACTGGGGTCAAACTTCTAGTTTGGAAAGAGAAAGGGAACAAGATAATGGACATAGGAACCATGATAACAACTGGAGCCGGCAAAACAAATTTAATGTGTTTAGAGGAAGTAGTTGGGAAAGAGGAAGGGGATTCCATGGAGTAAGTGGATGTATGAGGCATGATGCAGGAGATCAAGAGTGGTCATCTGGTAGGGGAGGAGGTAGAGATGAAGGCAGAGGCAAGGCCAGGGGACATTCTGGTGAAGCTGGAGGTAATAGGGATGGTCTTAGTGACACGAGATCTGTTGGGCAAGTTTGCAATTGGGATAAGGGCCATGGTGCGATTGAAACTTCAGATTGGAAGAACCAGCAAAGTTCTGTGGATTCGTTGTCTAATTGGGAAAATGATAAAAATGCTGACTGGGATAAATTGAGAAATTGTAATCAAAATGAATCATTGGGAAAAACTGGTCAAATGCATTCCTGGAGCAAAAATAAATCTTTAGCTGGCCAGTCCTTGTCTAGTTGGAGCAGCTTCTCACAAGATGCTGATGCAAAAAAGGATGCCAAAGGTGTGGATGATGCTTCTTGTTGGGAGAAGGGAGCAAGTTTACCTGAGGGAAGCAGCAACTGGGAAAAATCTCATGCTGGGGAACAATTTGAGTTGAGTAATGATGACAAAAACAAGTGGAGCACTACAACTACATCTGGATGGGTAGGTGATTCTTTAAAAAATGTACCTGCGGCTCCGGAAAATTTGCATATATCCATTTGTAGAAGGTTCATTGGGGACAATCAGGAcatgtccattgtaagtgatggtAATAAGCCTGGTTGGGATAAATTGTCATCCAGTGATGAAGGTAAGGCTGCAGGTGGATATGAATGGGACAGCATGAAAGCTTCAGGTGCAAAACAAGTCTCTGGCTGGTGTGGCTGGACTGACCATGCTTCGGAAGTAAAAGCTTATGAGAAAACAATTAGAG GAGCTTGGGATGGACCGAGAGCTGATAAGTCTTGCAAAAATTCAACCGGTGCTGGTATAAATAGCTGGGAGGTAGCTGTAAGAAGTGATGAAAAAGCAAGAGGTGTCATTTTGGACAAGTCATGTGATTGGACTCATTCTGAGGTTAGCAGTGGAAATGTAGATGCTTGGGACATGGAGGGAAAAAAGAGAACTGCAGATGGCAATTGGGACACAACTACTAATTCTCAAAGGGAGAAGACTGATGAAGATAATAATTGGGGTGATAATTCAAAAGAAAGTAAAGAAGATTTCACAGTTCAAGGTGGATATCAAACTGACAGCAGGAATGCTGCTGTTCTACATTCTACACAACCAGGAACGGAACATTCTGGCCAAGTTAGCAGTTGGGAAAGAACAACGAATTCTTGGTCTGGTCAGTGGAAGGATAGACAGTCAAATGATTCGAAAGATTGGAAACAAGGAGGATCCAAGCAAAGTGAAAATGATACATGGTACGGGCAAAAATCATCTGGTGAAGAATTTGGGAAAGGTGATCAGGTTGACAGATGGAGCAAACCTAGAGAAGGGGGTCATGGGTTCGGTAGAGGAAGAGGTGGAGGACAAAATAGCTGGGACAGTGGTAGCTGGAATAAAGAAATGGATCATGTTGGTAATCAAAGATCTGGTTGGGGAAGAGGAAGGGGAGGAAATAATGAGGCTGATGGTGAAAAGCAATGCAAATGGAACAAGCTGAGAGATTTTAGTGAAGACAGGGGATCTAGTTGGGTAAGAGGAAGAGGCCGATTCGGAACAAGAGATAAAAGTCAAGGTGACAATTCCGATGGGCCACCCAACCAGCAAGGCAGATGGTCTGGAAGCGGAAGAGGTTGGGGGCGTAACAGTGGTTATAATTTTGATGGTGGAAGGCATTTTAGTCATGGTGGCGGTAGGGGTCCTGGTCACAGCAGTTTTTTCTCATCTGATATGAAGGATGACAGGGAGAGCTGTGGTGATGGATCATTACCTAGAAATTCTGTATCGAGTTGGGGCAGCAACGAAAACACTGGTCGGGAAAAGTCCAAAGACCATGCAAATTCCGAATGCGGAGGAAAAACTAATCAACAACATGATTGGAGCAAGGGAAAATCTCATGATGGTGACTCATCTGGCTGCAGTAAAAGGTCGTCAAACTGGAGCAAAGATGAAGCAGATGTTGGAGAAGAGAACTGGGCCAGGACCAAGGAATTTGGTGTTGTTCAATCTTCATCTTGGAATAAATGGTCCACGAATACTGAAGATATTGGTGAGGCATCTGGTACATGCAGAAATTCCAAAGATGCACAAGCTGCAGGTGATCAAGGGTGCAGTTGGGACAAAGCAGCTGTGTCTTGGGACGAGCACTAA